The Thermotoga sp. SG1 region CTTTCCAGGAAAAGATCACCACGAAGACCACATGGATCACGAGCACCACGGAAGACATCTTTCAGAAATAATGGAGATACTCGAAAGACTCGAAAGTCCCGCAAGAGAAAAAGCAAAGAGGATGTTCGAAACCCTCGCCGAAGCAGAAAGCAAGGTTCATGGTCTTCCAAAAGAGAAGGTTCATTTCCATGAAGTAGGGGCTATGGACGCGGTGATAGAAATCGTGGGAGCTGTGATAGGACTGGAACTTCTCGGTGTGGAAAGAATCTTTTGCGGCACCGTCAACACAGGGAGTGGCTTTGTGATGACAGAACACGGTAGATACCCGGTCCCAGCCCCGGCAACCGCGGAACTTCTGAAGGACATACCGATCTACATGGATCAAAAGGTGCGGGCAGAACTTGTCACACCAACGGGAGCTGTGATCTTGAAGGAATTGGTCGACGAGTTCAGAACACCGATTCTGAGAATAGAAAAGGTGGGATACGGAGCAGGGACAAGAGATCTTGAGATACCGAATGTTCTTCGAGGCTACCTCGGTTCTCTGGAAGGAAAAAGTGAAAGAGACATCCTCATAGAGACGAACGTAGACGATATGAATCCTCAACTTTTTGGATATCTCATGGAAAAACTGTTCGAAACAGGTGCAAAGGACGTTTTTTACACACCCATATACATGAAGAAGAACCGCCCGGCTGTGAAAGTTTCTGTCCTGTGTTCTGAGGAAAAAAGAGATCAGATTCTGAAGATTCTCTTCAAAGAAAGTACCAGTATAGGTGCAAGGATTCTCCACCT contains the following coding sequences:
- the larC gene encoding nickel pincer cofactor biosynthesis protein LarC, producing MEKILYLDPFSGIAGDMFLGLLVDLGVDPEELKRRLSKLGIEFELRIKKVNKKGITATKVDVVFPGKDHHEDHMDHEHHGRHLSEIMEILERLESPAREKAKRMFETLAEAESKVHGLPKEKVHFHEVGAMDAVIEIVGAVIGLELLGVERIFCGTVNTGSGFVMTEHGRYPVPAPATAELLKDIPIYMDQKVRAELVTPTGAVILKELVDEFRTPILRIEKVGYGAGTRDLEIPNVLRGYLGSLEGKSERDILIETNVDDMNPQLFGYLMEKLFETGAKDVFYTPIYMKKNRPAVKVSVLCSEEKRDQILKILFKESTSIGARILHLEKVEAPRKVITVETEYGKIPVKVAYFDSEAVNVSPEYEACKKLAQEKKIPLKEVYNAVCRKISEVQGNV